In Palaemon carinicauda isolate YSFRI2023 chromosome 18, ASM3689809v2, whole genome shotgun sequence, a genomic segment contains:
- the LOC137657756 gene encoding uncharacterized protein: MEKLLDYDAAIKFLEKIGMTEPEELLQKNPLSFLKSFVKGYQEHMPFQCVSILAQSKEEKHVPTMEEVVEAGLNLEGGLCFTLNTFACILLRALRFRTVVVDGCYSSLGDSHNHVIVLIRDLRHDGDDYIIDVGSGFPFEDPIAVSELPCTRYCAGLEYKYEWQDNNGGLILRLHKLGDDIPEWENAVMREGWRQVFHFNLTPVPYEYFHPYMEGIYLEEHGSDFHTTLRAVRFPSCGTNERMMVAFKNQSFLTGPMDDALKKRINYEELSDKIKENFPTIPQSKVDLGVKNWIKVTEAKNKLDKF; this comes from the exons ATGGAAAAACTACTGGATTATGATGCTGCTATTAAATTTCTGGAAAAGATTGGTATGACAGAACCAGAGGAACTCCTACAAAAGAACCCATTATCATTCCTCAAAAGTTTCGTCAAAGGATATCAAGAACATATGCCATTTCAG TGCGTGAGCATCCTGGCCCAGTCCAAAGAGGAGAAACACGTCCCGACGATGGAAGAGGTGGTGGAAGCTGGTCTCAACCTGGAAGGTGGCCTCTGTTTCACGCTGAACACCTTCGCCTGCATTCTGCTACGCGCCCTTCGCTTTAGAACTGTGGTTGTCGATG GGTGCTATAGCTCTCTCGGAGACTCTCACAACCACGTAATAGTTCTGATAAGAGATCTAAG GCACGACGGGGACGATTACATCATCGATGTAGGCAGTGGGTTTCCATTTGAAGACCCAATAGCTGTTAGCGAACTTCCCTGTACACGATATTGTGCTGGACTGGAATACAAATACGAGTGGCAAGACAACAACGGTGGTTTAATACTCAGGTTGCATAAACTGGGTGACGACATCCCAGAATGGGAAAAT GCTGTTATGCGTGAAGGATGGCGCCAGGTCTTCCATTTCAACCTAACCCCAGTTCCTTATGAGTACTTCCATCCCTACATGGAAGGAATCTATTTGGAAGAACATGGAAGCGACTTCCACACAACGCTTAGAGCTGTTCGTTTTCCATCGTGTGGAACGAATGAACGAATGATGGTGGCCTTCAAGAACCAGTCATTCCTGACTGGTCCAATGGATGACGCACTAAAGAAACGGATTAATTATGAAGAATTGTCTgacaaaataaaagagaatttcCCTACTATTCCTCAGTCTAAAGTCGACTTAGGGGTAAAAAACTGGATAAAAGTTACAGAAGCAAAGAACAAATTAGATAAATTCTGA